GGCTGTACGCCAGTGGGCGGACCTGCGTCACCGAGCCGGCCCCCACCCGGGACCACACCGAGCGGATGCTGAGCGGTTTCGGTTACCGCGTGGAGCGGGACGGCAGCCGGGTCTGTGTCGAGGGCGGTGGCCGGCTGCAGGGGGGCGAGATCGAGGTGCCGGCGGATATCTCCTCGGCTGCCTTCTTCCTGGTCGGGGCCAGCATCGCCGAGGGCTCCGATATGACACTGGAGCACGTGGGCATGAACCCGACTCGCACCGGTGTGGTGGACATCCTCCGCCTGATGGGTGCGGATATCCAGGTGCAGAACGAGCGGGTCGTGGGCGGTGAGCCGGTGGCTGACCTGCGGGTACGCAGCGCGCCGCTGAAGGGTATTGCCATCCCGGAGCACCTGGTGCCGCTGGCCATCGACGAGTTTCCGGCACTGTTTATCGCCGCCGCCTGTGCCGAGGGCGAGACGCTGCTGACTGGCGCGGAAGAGCTGCGGGTCAAGGAGAGCGACCGGATCGCGGTAATGGCCGACGGTCTGAACACCCTGGGCGTGACCGCCGAGCCGCGGCCGGACGGCATGCGCATCGTCGGTCAACCGGAGTGGGGCGGCGGCCGGGTGCACAGCCACAGCGACCACCGGATCGCCATGGCCTTCACCATGGCTGCCACCCG
The genomic region above belongs to Alkalispirillum mobile and contains:
- the aroA gene encoding 3-phosphoshikimate 1-carboxyvinyltransferase, with the translated sequence MEFHVQPGGALRGRLRVPGDKSISHRAIMLGALADGATCISGFLEGEDALATLRCFRAMGVDIDGPHQGRVTVQGVGLRGLQAPGAPLELGNSGTSMRLLCGLLAGQSFDATLTGDHSLSRRPMRRVIDPLTAMGAVIESAGAGTAPLTVRGGQPLHGIDYELPVASAQVKSALLLAGLYASGRTCVTEPAPTRDHTERMLSGFGYRVERDGSRVCVEGGGRLQGGEIEVPADISSAAFFLVGASIAEGSDMTLEHVGMNPTRTGVVDILRLMGADIQVQNERVVGGEPVADLRVRSAPLKGIAIPEHLVPLAIDEFPALFIAAACAEGETLLTGAEELRVKESDRIAVMADGLNTLGVTAEPRPDGMRIVGQPEWGGGRVHSHSDHRIAMAFTMAATRARDVIHIEDCDNVNTSFPGFVELTREAGVAVARQ